In a single window of the Prochlorococcus marinus CUG1416 genome:
- a CDS encoding DCC1-like thiol-disulfide oxidoreductase family protein, producing MTSNYTFIYDGECPFCNHFAELLEIKSKINNIKILDGRKNSTLIKSLLEKGFDIDKGAILLKDEDIFHGAEAINTICKQIKNPSSSLLFLLSRVFKSTKRTNVLFPLLVRARRFALIAKGVSTSLV from the coding sequence ATGACTTCTAACTATACCTTTATTTATGATGGAGAATGTCCATTTTGCAATCATTTTGCAGAGCTCTTGGAAATCAAAAGCAAGATAAATAATATTAAAATTCTTGATGGTCGTAAGAATTCAACCCTAATCAAATCTCTATTAGAAAAAGGTTTTGACATAGATAAAGGTGCTATTCTCCTGAAAGATGAAGATATCTTTCATGGAGCAGAAGCAATAAATACTATTTGCAAACAGATAAAAAACCCTTCCAGTAGTTTACTTTTCTTACTTTCCAGAGTATTCAAATCAACTAAACGAACAAACGTACTATTTCCGTTACTTGTTAGGGCGAGAAGATTTGCACTCATAGCAAAAGGTGTATCAACATCTCTAGTTTAA